A genome region from Dolichospermum compactum NIES-806 includes the following:
- a CDS encoding inositol monophosphatase family protein, whose protein sequence is MNDFWNTILDFAETTTTRVGKQLMQDFGKVQASQKSDGSLVTKSDKWADQEIRDAIVSTFSGYGILSEESDQTFPNTEWCWVIDPLDGTTNFTRGIPIWSISLGLLYRGTPIFGYVYAPPLNQAFHGFWAGSSGLTTPTGAFLNNHPIHTSKDAPSKNHFFNLCSRSTDIIQPGFPCKIRMLGVASYNFLSVATGAVLGGIEATPKVWDIAGAWVIVQAAGGTWVSLNSESFPLSPGMDYSDRSFPTMVVSNSDIVPTFTPFLENVKF, encoded by the coding sequence ATGAATGATTTTTGGAATACGATTTTAGACTTTGCGGAAACTACTACTACTAGAGTAGGAAAACAATTAATGCAGGATTTTGGCAAAGTCCAAGCTTCACAAAAATCTGATGGTAGCTTAGTCACAAAATCCGATAAATGGGCAGATCAAGAAATTAGAGATGCGATTGTTTCTACCTTTTCCGGTTACGGAATTTTGAGCGAAGAAAGTGACCAAACTTTCCCGAATACAGAATGGTGTTGGGTAATTGATCCTTTGGATGGTACGACCAATTTTACCAGAGGAATTCCGATTTGGTCTATTTCTTTGGGGTTACTTTATCGTGGCACACCCATTTTTGGTTATGTTTACGCACCACCATTAAATCAAGCCTTTCACGGATTTTGGGCAGGTTCATCGGGCTTAACAACGCCAACGGGAGCATTTTTAAATAATCATCCCATTCATACCAGTAAAGATGCTCCCAGCAAAAACCACTTTTTTAACCTTTGTTCTCGCAGTACCGACATTATTCAACCAGGTTTTCCCTGTAAAATTCGGATGTTAGGAGTTGCTAGTTATAACTTTCTTTCAGTCGCCACTGGTGCGGTTTTGGGAGGAATTGAAGCCACACCAAAGGTATGGGATATTGCAGGTGCTTGGGTAATTGTGCAAGCTGCTGGTGGCACATGGGTATCGCTCAATTCTGAGTCTTTTCCATTATCACCGGGAATGGATTATAGCGATCGCTCTTTTCCCACTATGGTTGTGAGTAATTCCGATATAGTCCCGACATTTACACCATTTCTAGAAAATGTAAAATTTTAA
- a CDS encoding MDR/zinc-dependent alcohol dehydrogenase-like family protein — MKGLWLENNQLQLRTNIPIPEPPPGEALVRVLRAGICNTDLELIKGYYPYTGIIGHEFVGIVEQGPQQLINQRVVGEINAACGECRFCRRGQPTHCENRTVLGIVNRNGAFAEYLSLPIENLHLVPENVSTAAATFTEPIAAALEIQQQIQICKDDRVLVVGDGKLGQLIAQTLALTGCELLVVGRHKDKLINLAAKGIKTGLADSVTDRYFDISVDCTGNPEGFNIARRALRPRGTLILKSTYAGNLSLDASSLVVDEITLIGSRCGPFVPALELLATGKIDVQYLIDSHYSLVQGLEAFEKAKTKGVLKVLLEMSS; from the coding sequence ATGAAAGGACTTTGGTTAGAAAACAATCAACTACAATTACGCACCAATATTCCCATTCCTGAACCACCACCAGGAGAGGCTTTGGTAAGGGTTTTGCGGGCAGGAATTTGTAATACTGACCTAGAATTAATTAAAGGTTATTATCCCTATACTGGCATTATCGGTCATGAATTTGTTGGTATTGTCGAACAAGGTCCCCAACAGTTAATTAATCAAAGAGTTGTTGGTGAAATTAACGCCGCTTGTGGTGAGTGTCGTTTTTGTCGTCGTGGACAACCAACACATTGCGAAAATCGCACCGTTTTAGGAATTGTTAACCGTAATGGTGCATTTGCAGAATATTTATCTCTACCTATTGAAAATTTACATCTTGTTCCCGAAAATGTATCTACAGCAGCCGCAACTTTTACCGAACCCATAGCCGCAGCCTTGGAAATTCAACAACAAATCCAAATATGTAAAGATGACCGAGTATTAGTAGTTGGCGATGGTAAACTAGGACAACTAATAGCCCAAACCTTAGCCTTAACTGGTTGTGAATTATTAGTAGTCGGAAGACACAAAGACAAATTAATAAATTTAGCAGCCAAAGGAATTAAAACAGGTTTAGCTGATAGCGTCACCGATAGATATTTTGATATCTCAGTTGATTGTACCGGAAATCCCGAAGGTTTTAATATTGCTCGTCGAGCTTTACGTCCTCGTGGGACATTAATCTTAAAAAGCACCTATGCGGGAAATCTCAGTTTAGATGCTTCTTCCTTAGTAGTAGATGAAATTACCTTAATTGGTTCTCGTTGCGGTCCCTTCGTCCCAGCCTTGGAGTTATTAGCCACAGGAAAGATAGATGTTCAATATTTAATTGATAGTCATTATTCCCTTGTTCAAGGTTTAGAAGCTTTTGAAAAAGCCAAAACTAAGGGCGTTTTAAAAGTGTTATTGGAAATGAGTTCGTAA
- the cimA gene encoding citramalate synthase, with protein sequence MTKTPSNQLWLYDTTLRDGTQREGLSVSIEDKLRIAHKLDELGIPFIEGGWPGANPKDVQFFWQLQENPLKQAEVVPFCSTRRPHTKAGDEPMLQAILAAGTRWVTIFGKSWDLHVTAGLKTSLEENLAMIGDTIQYLRSQGRRVIYDAEHWFDGYKHNPDYALQTLTAAVTAGAEWLVLCDTNGGTLPHEVSQIVSVVSCQLSVVSQRGLGGFPYERLTNPEGVSCQDIIPQIGIHTHNDSEMAVANALAAVMAGAKMVQGTINGYGERCGNANLCSVIPNLQLKLGYSCIGEHQLNQLTEASRFVSEVVNLAPDEHAPFVGLSAFAHKGGIHVSAVERNPLTYEHIQPELVGNQRRIVISEQSGLSNVLAKAKTCGIELDKDHPQARQILQRMKELESEGYQFEAAEASFILLMYEALSCRQQFFEVQGFQVHCDLVEVKETTNSLATVKVAVNGKNILEAAEGNGPVAALDAALRKALVNFYPQIADFELTDYKVRILNGNTGTSAKTRALVESGNGQQRWTTVGVSSNILEASYQAVVEGLEYGLLLHFQAEKALKV encoded by the coding sequence ATGACCAAAACTCCCTCAAATCAACTTTGGCTCTATGACACTACTCTCCGCGACGGGACTCAACGTGAAGGACTGTCAGTGTCCATAGAAGATAAGTTACGCATTGCTCACAAACTTGATGAATTAGGTATTCCTTTCATTGAAGGTGGTTGGCCGGGAGCAAATCCCAAAGATGTCCAATTTTTCTGGCAACTTCAAGAAAATCCCCTCAAACAAGCAGAAGTTGTCCCCTTTTGTTCCACCCGTCGTCCTCATACCAAAGCCGGAGATGAACCCATGCTGCAAGCGATTTTGGCAGCAGGAACGCGCTGGGTGACAATTTTCGGTAAATCCTGGGATTTGCACGTTACAGCCGGACTCAAGACCAGCCTAGAGGAAAATCTAGCCATGATTGGTGACACCATCCAGTATCTGCGTTCTCAAGGACGACGGGTAATTTACGATGCTGAACACTGGTTTGATGGTTATAAGCACAATCCTGATTATGCTCTCCAGACGCTCACAGCAGCAGTCACAGCAGGTGCAGAATGGTTAGTTTTATGTGATACCAATGGGGGGACTTTACCTCATGAAGTTTCGCAAATTGTGTCAGTGGTCAGTTGTCAGTTGTCAGTTGTGAGTCAGCGCGGTCTTGGGGGTTTCCCCTATGAGCGACTGACGAACCCCGAAGGGGTCAGTTGTCAGGATATTATTCCTCAAATTGGCATTCACACTCATAATGATTCAGAAATGGCGGTTGCTAATGCCTTAGCAGCAGTTATGGCTGGAGCTAAGATGGTACAAGGAACAATTAACGGTTATGGGGAACGTTGCGGTAATGCCAATCTGTGTTCTGTGATTCCCAATTTACAACTAAAATTGGGTTATAGTTGTATCGGTGAACACCAGCTAAATCAACTTACAGAAGCTAGTCGGTTTGTGAGCGAGGTTGTTAATCTCGCACCTGACGAACACGCACCTTTTGTTGGACTTTCAGCTTTTGCTCATAAAGGTGGGATTCATGTCTCTGCGGTGGAACGTAATCCTTTAACCTATGAACATATTCAACCAGAATTGGTAGGAAATCAACGCCGTATTGTCATTTCTGAACAGTCTGGTTTAAGTAATGTCTTAGCGAAAGCTAAAACCTGTGGGATTGAATTAGATAAGGATCATCCCCAAGCTAGACAAATTCTCCAACGCATGAAGGAATTGGAGAGTGAAGGCTATCAATTTGAAGCTGCAGAGGCTAGTTTTATTCTTTTGATGTATGAGGCTTTATCCTGTCGTCAACAGTTTTTTGAAGTTCAAGGTTTTCAGGTCCATTGTGATTTGGTGGAGGTGAAGGAAACTACTAATTCTTTAGCGACTGTGAAAGTGGCTGTTAATGGTAAAAATATTCTGGAAGCCGCAGAAGGTAATGGACCAGTAGCGGCTTTAGATGCGGCTTTGCGGAAAGCTTTGGTGAATTTTTATCCCCAAATTGCTGATTTTGAATTGACTGATTATAAGGTGAGAATTCTCAACGGAAATACGGGAACATCTGCGAAAACTCGGGCTTTAGTAGAATCGGGTAATGGTCAACAACGATGGACTACTGTGGGAGTTTCTAGTAATATTTTGGAGGCTTCTTATCAAGCTGTGGTTGAAGGTTTGGAATATGGATTATTGCTGCATTTCCAAGCTGAAAAGGCGTTGAAGGTTTAG
- the thiO gene encoding glycine oxidase ThiO, with the protein MTNDVLIIGGGIIGLACGVELRLRGANVTVLCRDFTAAASHAAAGMLAPDAENIPNEAMLALCRRSRNLYLDWTQKLVQLTTEKDLNNTGYWSCGILAPVYQQAEDTGDKTAYWLDKDAINQYQPGLGTDVVGGWWYPEDGQVDNRALIKVLRTAADSLGVVFQDGITVEAIPQQQGKVIGVQTNTGLFRADHYLVAAGAWANQFLPLPVRPRKGQMLSLRVPDFLTELPLTRVLFGENIYIVPRRDRSIIIGATSEDVGFAADNTPGGIQSLLQSAIRLYPQLENYPIQELWWGFRPATPDELPILGHSHCDNLTFATGHYRNGILLAPITATLIADLICKQKADPLLANFHYSRFSAVSSTTTPMLIHATPATNGNRHPEISDLIVPDSPLIIAGKSFKSRLMTGTGKYRNIQEMQQSVTASGCQIVTVAVRRVQTNAPGHEGLAEALDWSKIWMLPNTAGCQTAEEAIRVARLGREMAKLLGQEDNNFVKLEVIPDAKYLLPDPIGTLQAAEQLVREGFAVLPYINADPMLAKRLEEVGCATVMPLAAPIGSGQGLKTTANIQIIIENAHIPVVVDAGIGAPSEAAEAMELGADALLINSAIALAENAPAMAYAMNLATVAGRMAYLAGRMPMKNYASASSPLTGTITG; encoded by the coding sequence ATGACTAATGATGTTTTAATTATTGGTGGTGGTATTATCGGGTTGGCTTGCGGTGTTGAACTGCGATTACGCGGTGCAAATGTAACTGTACTTTGCCGTGACTTTACTGCCGCAGCCAGCCATGCCGCAGCGGGAATGTTAGCTCCTGATGCGGAAAATATTCCTAATGAGGCGATGTTGGCTTTATGTAGGCGATCGCGTAATTTATATTTAGACTGGACACAAAAATTAGTACAATTAACTACCGAAAAAGATTTAAATAATACAGGTTATTGGTCTTGCGGTATCCTCGCACCAGTTTATCAACAAGCAGAAGACACAGGAGACAAAACCGCTTACTGGTTAGATAAAGATGCTATTAACCAATATCAACCAGGTTTGGGAACAGATGTGGTTGGTGGCTGGTGGTATCCTGAAGACGGGCAAGTTGATAACCGGGCGTTAATTAAAGTTCTGCGGACTGCGGCTGACTCTTTGGGTGTTGTCTTCCAAGATGGAATTACAGTAGAAGCGATTCCTCAACAACAGGGAAAAGTTATTGGTGTACAAACTAATACTGGTTTATTCCGCGCTGACCATTATCTTGTCGCTGCTGGTGCTTGGGCAAATCAATTTTTACCTTTACCAGTGCGTCCCCGGAAAGGACAAATGCTGAGTTTGCGAGTCCCAGATTTTCTGACTGAATTACCTTTAACTAGGGTGTTATTTGGTGAAAATATTTACATTGTTCCTCGACGCGATCGCTCTATCATTATTGGTGCAACTAGCGAAGATGTTGGTTTTGCGGCTGATAATACTCCAGGGGGAATTCAAAGTTTATTACAATCAGCCATTCGCCTATATCCGCAATTAGAGAATTATCCTATTCAAGAACTGTGGTGGGGATTTCGTCCCGCTACCCCCGATGAATTACCTATTTTGGGTCATAGTCATTGTGATAATTTAACTTTTGCTACTGGTCATTATCGCAATGGGATTTTACTTGCACCAATTACAGCCACATTAATTGCTGATTTGATTTGCAAACAAAAAGCAGATCCTCTGTTAGCTAATTTTCATTATTCTCGCTTTTCTGCTGTGTCATCTACTACTACACCAATGTTAATTCACGCGACTCCTGCCACTAACGGAAACCGTCACCCAGAAATATCAGATTTAATTGTTCCCGATTCACCATTAATTATTGCGGGAAAAAGCTTTAAATCTCGGTTAATGACGGGAACAGGTAAATATCGTAATATCCAAGAAATGCAGCAAAGTGTCACTGCAAGCGGTTGTCAAATTGTCACGGTGGCTGTGCGACGGGTACAAACCAACGCCCCAGGACATGAAGGTTTAGCCGAAGCCTTGGATTGGAGTAAAATCTGGATGTTACCCAATACTGCCGGCTGTCAAACTGCGGAGGAAGCCATTCGGGTGGCCCGGTTGGGACGAGAAATGGCTAAGTTGTTAGGACAGGAAGATAATAATTTTGTCAAATTGGAAGTGATACCTGATGCTAAGTATTTACTACCTGATCCCATTGGCACTTTGCAAGCTGCGGAACAGTTGGTAAGAGAAGGTTTTGCTGTATTGCCTTATATTAATGCTGATCCTATGTTAGCCAAGCGGTTAGAGGAAGTGGGTTGTGCCACAGTCATGCCTTTAGCTGCCCCGATTGGTTCGGGACAAGGGCTAAAAACTACCGCCAATATTCAGATTATTATTGAAAATGCCCATATTCCGGTAGTGGTAGATGCCGGCATTGGTGCGCCCTCTGAGGCTGCTGAGGCGATGGAATTGGGGGCGGATGCGTTATTAATTAATAGTGCGATCGCCCTAGCTGAAAATGCCCCAGCAATGGCTTATGCGATGAATTTGGCAACTGTAGCCGGTCGCATGGCTTACTTAGCCGGCAGAATGCCCATGAAAAATTACGCTAGTGCTAGTTCACCTTTGACGGGAACAATTACTGGGTAG
- a CDS encoding AAA family ATPase, with protein sequence MQRISIENFGSVKKFEADVTDIMLLIGPQASGKSTISKSIVLFKSLKDEILNYIYINAFENLLSLNYIIRKILTYFEIQLDHEGSSVKYQYSNKKYITVSSSETYNLEIKISSTLEQELNLLITEILNYKIIFQEQQNKFKSLEELREIESDKRLQFKNFKSRIDQIFEEKHSSVFIPAGRSLMSTLTDQLQEIKNPDTLDYFTKSFVERINLLKTYFTDDLNTLIQNKDIALNLGDDLSRLLKKI encoded by the coding sequence ATGCAAAGAATTTCTATAGAAAATTTTGGATCAGTGAAAAAATTTGAGGCTGATGTTACGGATATAATGCTGTTAATTGGACCCCAAGCAAGTGGTAAAAGTACAATTAGTAAATCTATTGTCCTATTTAAGTCTCTGAAAGATGAAATTCTTAATTATATATATATTAATGCTTTTGAGAATCTATTATCATTAAATTACATAATCAGAAAAATTCTCACATATTTTGAAATTCAACTGGATCATGAAGGATCTAGTGTAAAATATCAATATTCAAATAAAAAATATATAACAGTTTCTAGTTCGGAAACATATAATCTGGAAATCAAAATTAGTTCAACACTTGAACAAGAATTAAATCTGCTAATTACAGAAATTTTAAATTACAAAATAATTTTTCAAGAACAACAAAATAAATTTAAATCATTAGAAGAATTACGAGAAATAGAATCAGATAAAAGATTACAGTTTAAAAATTTTAAATCACGTATTGATCAAATATTTGAGGAAAAGCACTCATCTGTATTTATTCCTGCTGGGAGAAGTTTGATGTCTACATTAACAGATCAACTTCAAGAAATTAAAAATCCAGATACATTAGACTATTTTACCAAATCTTTTGTAGAGAGAATTAATCTATTAAAAACTTACTTTACTGATGACTTAAATACTCTCATTCAAAATAAAGATATCGCTTTAAATCTAGGTGATGATTTATCAAGACTATTAAAAAAAATATAG
- the psb34 gene encoding photosystem II assembly protein Psb34 produces the protein MPYTNEEGGLLNNFAKEPKLYQAEPPTNSQKRNYIILGIAALLLIGGVIFVAFTVSNVS, from the coding sequence ATGCCTTACACAAACGAAGAGGGTGGTCTTCTCAATAACTTTGCTAAAGAACCCAAGCTTTATCAAGCTGAACCACCAACAAACTCTCAAAAGCGTAATTATATTATCTTAGGAATTGCAGCACTGCTTTTAATTGGAGGGGTAATTTTTGTCGCTTTCACTGTCTCTAATGTTAGCTAA
- a CDS encoding tetratricopeptide repeat protein, giving the protein MYTETRAKTQLNTSVNETVHTENIGLNRQVYQRLKLALSLGLRRQILFAICDDLHLRNRIAARLHSTLAYPVGKVLYQRANVGDFSTPAYPRLVTIRLNLSDPNPIAQINQWLANYPPPLVGGSTENPGRPLPIPGFQIVGVEMLTKEPVAVQRLFLNYLRLSEKHLSGDESSRFLESSLLFWVSRPWLSAIQQSAPKFWHCRTGVFVFEGEPTPTIDNRGYSEAVADSRSLERENLDYLIVNEEKISPDIKATNNPDLPLTTTTDLITEIPEQSPVPCPQITKNQGEFALSHINQELQGLIKATINADDSDQIQQILGEIGQLHIQKAKGEELGIAYQNLGNFYRLQIEQGQATAENLMIAILAYQEAVSYDESSPQLPDVLNDLGTLYWMLHRIPDNSEEAKIYIQQGIDFYKLAVKLIAGDTQPESYARIQNNLGTAYGDLAKFADAVENWNLAVAAYDEALRYRQEDIEPLKYAACQNNLGTAYWHLGQYNQPVEHLTRAIAAYKLAVVHYQPTDEPLKYGMIQNNIGTAYWNLSQYEQPVENLQLAIQVYNEALKYRTSADVPQAYAATQNNLGIAYWHLANQPQTTKEDQQKLIKLCINAYEETVNIAHSFSNLPLNFDLYVTHNNLGLAHHDLVTNLSFNGDKKTLSQHLEAALENHLHALSGFDTKTENYQTTIGYIVNTIRTFHNELGIQGQNLALSKLPGQLLPDVLRKL; this is encoded by the coding sequence ATGTATACAGAAACAAGGGCTAAAACCCAACTAAATACAAGCGTGAATGAAACCGTACACACAGAAAACATTGGTTTGAATCGGCAAGTATATCAACGCCTAAAACTTGCTCTGAGTCTGGGTTTACGTAGACAAATTTTATTTGCTATATGTGATGATTTACATTTAAGAAACCGGATAGCAGCACGCCTGCACTCAACCCTTGCTTATCCAGTGGGCAAGGTTTTATATCAACGAGCCAATGTGGGAGACTTTAGTACACCAGCCTATCCCAGATTGGTGACAATACGCTTAAATTTAAGTGATCCTAATCCCATCGCCCAAATTAACCAATGGTTAGCTAATTATCCACCTCCACTGGTTGGAGGTTCAACAGAGAATCCTGGTCGTCCTTTACCAATTCCAGGATTTCAGATTGTGGGGGTGGAAATGCTGACTAAAGAACCAGTCGCAGTCCAACGTTTGTTTTTGAATTATCTCCGTTTAAGTGAAAAACATTTATCTGGTGATGAATCTAGTCGTTTTTTAGAATCTAGTTTGTTATTTTGGGTTTCTCGTCCTTGGTTGTCGGCAATTCAGCAATCAGCGCCCAAATTTTGGCACTGTCGCACGGGTGTATTTGTATTTGAGGGAGAACCGACACCAACTATAGATAATAGGGGTTATTCGGAGGCTGTGGCTGACTCCCGTAGTTTAGAACGAGAAAATTTAGATTATTTAATTGTGAATGAGGAAAAAATTTCTCCAGATATCAAAGCCACAAATAATCCTGATTTACCTTTAACGACAACTACAGATTTAATCACAGAAATACCAGAACAATCTCCTGTTCCCTGTCCTCAAATTACCAAGAATCAGGGCGAATTTGCCTTATCTCATATTAATCAGGAGTTGCAAGGATTAATTAAGGCAACAATAAATGCTGATGATAGTGATCAAATTCAACAAATACTTGGGGAAATTGGACAGCTACATATTCAAAAGGCTAAGGGAGAAGAGTTAGGGATAGCTTATCAGAATCTTGGGAATTTCTACCGATTGCAGATTGAGCAAGGACAAGCAACGGCGGAAAATTTAATGATAGCAATTCTAGCCTATCAGGAGGCTGTTAGTTATGATGAAAGTTCTCCACAACTTCCAGATGTTTTGAATGATTTGGGGACTCTTTACTGGATGTTGCACCGTATCCCTGATAATTCTGAAGAAGCAAAGATTTATATTCAGCAAGGGATAGATTTTTATAAGTTAGCGGTCAAGTTAATTGCTGGTGATACGCAGCCGGAAAGTTATGCTCGTATTCAAAATAACCTGGGAACTGCCTATGGTGATTTGGCTAAGTTTGCTGACGCGGTGGAAAACTGGAATTTGGCGGTTGCGGCTTATGATGAGGCGTTGCGTTACCGACAGGAGGATATAGAACCTTTAAAATATGCTGCTTGTCAGAATAATTTAGGTACGGCTTACTGGCATCTAGGACAGTATAATCAGCCTGTGGAACATTTGACAAGGGCGATCGCTGCTTATAAATTAGCAGTTGTTCACTATCAACCGACAGATGAACCCCTAAAATATGGCATGATTCAAAATAATATTGGTACGGCTTATTGGAATCTTTCCCAGTATGAACAACCAGTAGAAAATCTCCAGTTAGCAATTCAGGTTTATAATGAAGCACTAAAATATCGGACATCTGCTGATGTTCCCCAAGCCTATGCTGCTACTCAAAATAATCTGGGTATTGCTTACTGGCATCTAGCAAATCAGCCGCAAACAACAAAGGAAGATCAACAAAAACTCATAAAATTATGTATTAATGCCTATGAAGAAACTGTGAATATAGCTCACTCATTTAGTAATCTGCCTTTAAATTTTGATTTATATGTGACACACAATAATTTAGGATTAGCTCATCATGATTTAGTGACAAATTTATCTTTTAATGGTGACAAAAAAACACTGTCTCAACATTTAGAAGCTGCTTTAGAAAATCATTTACACGCGCTCAGTGGATTTGATACAAAAACAGAAAACTATCAAACAACAATCGGTTATATTGTTAACACAATTCGGACTTTTCACAATGAGTTAGGAATTCAAGGACAAAATTTAGCTTTGTCTAAACTTCCAGGACAATTGCTACCAGATGTTTTGCGGAAGTTGTAA
- a CDS encoding ABC transporter ATP-binding protein: MKEIVLGVRNLQVEFISDSSKVKAIDDISFQLHQGETLGIVGESGSGKSVTALAIMGLLQYPGKVSGGEILFSRTSGQPLDLLALSPEEMQLYRGGDIAMIFQEPMSSLNPVYSIGFQLQEAIMRHQNVNAIEAKRIAIAGLQEVKLLPSDQQIEEQYLDHDLSAPGSFKLAQLVKEHKEAMLERYPHQLSGGQLQRVMIAMAISCNPSVLIADEPTTALDVTVQATILALLYELQQSRNMAMIFISHDLGLISEITDQVAVMYKGKIVEYGAATQIFNNPQHPYTKGLVACRPSLNRRPHKLLTVSDYMNVTEDEFGKVTIQTKEPAQPAEITGEEMNARLANIRSQLPLLTVSNLEVGFPVRGVFGSTKRYHKAVNGVSFDVFPGETLGLVGESGCGKTTLGRTLLRLVEPMSGKILFNGQDITHLTGKTLQHLRREMQIIFQNPFSSLNPRMKIGEAIVEPLLIHGVGNSKQQRQARVVELLERVGLSAGDMKKYPHQFSGGQRQRVCIARALALNPKFIICDESVSALDVSVQAQVLNLLKELQADFQLTYIFISHDLSVVKFLSDRILVMNQGKIVESGTSESIYLHPKEEYTQKLIAAIPTGSSERIRNRHN, encoded by the coding sequence ATGAAAGAAATAGTTTTAGGGGTTCGCAATCTACAAGTTGAATTTATCAGTGATAGCAGTAAAGTAAAAGCTATTGATGATATTAGCTTTCAGCTACATCAGGGTGAGACTTTAGGAATAGTGGGAGAGTCGGGAAGTGGAAAGTCAGTTACGGCTTTAGCAATTATGGGTTTGTTGCAATATCCGGGAAAAGTGAGTGGAGGGGAAATTTTATTTTCTCGGACAAGTGGACAACCGTTGGATTTATTAGCATTATCACCGGAAGAAATGCAGCTTTATCGAGGTGGTGATATTGCGATGATTTTTCAAGAACCAATGAGTTCTTTAAATCCGGTTTATAGTATCGGGTTTCAGTTGCAAGAAGCTATTATGCGCCATCAAAATGTGAACGCAATTGAAGCAAAAAGAATTGCGATCGCCGGGTTGCAAGAAGTTAAACTTTTACCTAGTGATCAGCAAATTGAGGAACAGTATCTTGATCATGATTTGTCTGCACCCGGTAGTTTTAAATTGGCACAGTTGGTGAAAGAACACAAAGAAGCTATGTTGGAAAGATATCCTCATCAGCTATCTGGCGGACAATTGCAACGGGTGATGATTGCAATGGCTATCTCCTGTAATCCATCTGTGTTAATTGCTGATGAACCAACTACAGCTTTAGATGTGACTGTGCAAGCAACGATTCTAGCATTGTTATATGAACTGCAACAAAGTCGCAATATGGCAATGATTTTTATTAGCCATGACTTGGGTTTAATTTCGGAAATTACTGACCAAGTAGCGGTAATGTATAAAGGTAAAATTGTTGAATATGGTGCAGCAACACAAATTTTTAATAACCCCCAACATCCTTATACTAAAGGACTTGTAGCTTGTCGTCCTAGTCTGAATCGTCGTCCCCACAAACTACTGACTGTTTCTGACTACATGAATGTGACAGAAGATGAATTTGGAAAAGTGACAATTCAGACTAAAGAACCTGCACAACCAGCGGAAATTACTGGGGAAGAGATGAACGCCAGATTAGCAAATATTCGTTCACAACTACCGCTGTTGACCGTTAGTAACTTGGAAGTCGGTTTTCCAGTCCGGGGAGTATTCGGCAGTACAAAACGTTACCATAAGGCTGTAAATGGGGTTTCCTTTGATGTTTTTCCGGGAGAAACTTTGGGATTGGTGGGAGAATCTGGTTGCGGTAAAACTACTTTAGGAAGAACCTTGCTGCGATTAGTCGAACCGATGAGCGGTAAAATATTATTTAATGGACAGGATATTACGCACTTGACTGGGAAAACTTTGCAGCATTTACGACGAGAAATGCAGATTATTTTCCAAAATCCTTTTAGTTCCCTCAATCCCCGGATGAAAATTGGGGAAGCGATTGTAGAACCTCTGTTGATTCATGGGGTAGGGAATTCGAAACAACAGCGACAAGCTAGGGTGGTGGAATTGTTGGAACGGGTGGGTTTAAGTGCAGGTGATATGAAAAAATATCCTCATCAATTTTCTGGTGGTCAGCGTCAACGGGTTTGTATTGCTCGCGCTTTGGCTTTAAATCCTAAGTTTATTATTTGTGATGAATCTGTTTCAGCTTTGGATGTGTCTGTGCAAGCGCAAGTTTTGAATTTATTGAAAGAATTACAAGCGGATTTTCAACTAACTTACATTTTTATTTCCCATGATTTAAGTGTAGTCAAATTTTTGAGCGATCGCATTTTGGTGATGAATCAGGGGAAAATAGTGGAATCTGGTACATCTGAAAGTATTTATCTCCACCCCAAAGAAGAATACACCCAAAAATTAATCGCTGCAATTCCTACAGGTAGTTCAGAAAGGATCAGAAATCGGCACAATTAA